The Ipomoea triloba cultivar NCNSP0323 chromosome 13, ASM357664v1 genomic interval CCTTTTATATCTACTTCTGGTAGCTTCACTGCACTATAAATTCTTCAACTTTGATGTTCTATCATTGAATTTGAGGATGCTGGGTATACTTGCTGCATTTGGAGAGTTGTGTTTACTGGTTTAGGTTGTCTAGTTAGTGTGCGACATAGTTTTTTTGAGTGACCAGGGAAACTTGTTGTCATTATTTGAGGGTGTGCATTGCGTAAATTGTGCCTTGTGGTTATAGTTGATAAAAGATCGCAAAAAGGTAAATCAACTTAGTTTTTTTGTAGTTTTTTGCAGTAAAAAAAATAGGGTTCTTTTTTGCAGTAAAAAAAATTGGTGTATTAAGCATATAATGTATTGTTATATTGTTCAATTCTTACTTTTTATCATTCACTTAatagaatttattatatttatttaagtaTAGTAGCTGTTATGCCATCTTATTCAAGATATAGCTTTCAGAATCTTTGGTAAACAACTATACAAGTTATTCATAGTTAGAAAGCTCACAATTTTTGTctacttatttattattatttttttctttttggatccAAATGAAGGGGATAACATTGGAAACGGCTTGCTCAATGTTTTAGTTTTGTGTCGATCTCACGGAGATTATCAACCCCATGATATCGTCCATAAACTTTTAGCTAAGATTTCCACTAGACTGCCAGCACACTTCAAAACCAGTTAAGTGTCTCTtaggctattttttttttaaatcttctaataatatacatatgattgtgtttgatgaaccaaatttaattaGTCCAATAATgtgtttaatttgttcaaatagATAGGAGCAACAAGCTGGCCAGTTTGGTTTCTTATTTGTGCCAATCCGCATTAGGTACAACAGCATCATCTAATTTAGCATCTCAAACATTTCTCATAACAAATAATccaattaaaaacaatattatatttcttttctcTATTATGAATggttcaaaataattttatgcaAAGTTGATGGGTTATAGGCCGGGTGCGCAATTCAACTGacctaataatttaaatagtaaGCGCAAAGTTTTAATTTGTGAAGATATTTCTGTAATTCAGTAGGTTGACTGGGCAAAAGAAGTCAACGCCTACTAGGCTATTGGATTAGTTGGGTACTTGAGTGTTTACAAACATCACGAGTTGTCTAATGAGATTGCCAAGCAAGTTGACCGACCGCTTTCCTCTGCCAATAGGAATGCACCATGTTGAGTTCACTTGCCTTTAACCatcatattgttttttttataatcttAATATAAGTAGCTCATTTCTATTTAATCGGAGGATTATATATTCCATTTACTACACTACTCATTGTACTAAACATCTATATCTTGTATTTAATCGAACTATTCCGACCCCCTCTAGACCAATCAATCACCTTGTACTCATTTAGTCTAATATACACATTCTCATCCCCCCAATCCCTAACTTTCTTTTTAAAGTCATATATGTTATCAGATCACTATAAAACCTCATTATAAACTGGTTTTTTTCCCACTATAAAACACATTATTGGTCTAATTCGTTGAAATTTGAGTTTTACTTCGTTAAACAAATCCAAAATTAGCTGGCAATAAAGAAAATTACGTAAATGCCAGGTCAATACTGCAACAACAgaaatataataacattattactttatttttattacaatatGATCAAAGTCAATGCTTTGGTTAAAactaatccaaaaaaaaaaaaaaaaactaatacacTGAAACAGAAATATTCCTTACATGTATCTCACGCTTCTTTTTTCCCTGTCTTGTACCACAatatacaaaagaaaaataacacATTAACCcttaaattataagaaaataacacTTTTGGTCGGTCAATTCCATCGTTACTACTTTTCGTCTCTTACAAAATCCAGAGACAGAAAAATCTCGGAAAAACTCACTTGATCACTGATATAATTGATAGATAAAAGTGttactttttataatttaaagatCCAAATTTGTCATTTCCCCATGTAAGAATTGAATCTACCATGCATGCACCCAATCAAGTTAAATCACACAATTGAAAATTTGTACCAATAATCAATGGTCTTGATTAGAGATAGTGGTAATGATGTGGGGGAGGGGGTGGTGGGGGAGAAGGAGGAGGCGGCGATGGCGGCGGAGGAGGCGGTGGGCTTTTGGGCCGACAACCCAAGACACTACAATCCACCGGTTTAGAGTAAAAGGCCTTACATGTCTCCGGCGACCTTTGATGAGGCCAATAAGGAATGCAattctttttgtcatttttgtgcTTCACTTTCCGGCAAATCTCCGGTGCACTGCAGAAGTAGTTGTAGGAGTAGGTGAAGTTTTTCAGCCTCGGCAGCTCGCAGATGCTCGCCGGAATCTCGCCGGAGAGTTTGTTGTGCGCCACGTTGAGCTGCTCTAGCTTTTTCAGCTTCCCCATGGATTCCGGTAGGCTTCCGACGAGGTTGTTGAAGCTGACGTCGAACACTTTTAGCTCCTTCAGAAGCCCTATCTCGTCCGGCAAACACGCGCCCAAGCTCACGTTCATTAGGATGATCTCGCTGAGGGTTTTCCGCATTTTGGCTATGCTCGGCGGCAGACATCCTCGGAGGTTGTTGTTCGCGAAAACAAGAACTGAAACTGGTGAGTTCCCCAAGTTCCTCGGCAAAGTGACGGTGAAATTGTTGTGGTTCACGAATAGGGCATCGAGTTTCAGGTCGTAAACCTGTAAGAATTTTCCATAGCAATCTTTGATAAATAGCATTTAGCTGATTATTGAACTAATTAGTTTGACTAGTTggagtatttggtaaattagctattaattGATTCCATGCAAaataactttctcaaaaagttgaacaaattttttaattttagcattttagagtagtaatatgttacaaaaagctaattaatcaactcatattgattgtttaacaaagtcaaacaactaataggtCATATAactcaaaattgactaataaactaattatgttaccaaataTATATGACCTTAGTaatataacaatttaaaaatattcagtttataattttaactaattatCTGTCTATAATGATTAAACATAAGCTTCTAAGTATAACTGTCCTTCCATAATTATTGTAGTTAGAATACACTATACAATCTAGTATTTAGGAGAGAAATAATAGACAAAATCACTAATGTTTGGCAACTGATTTACTATTTCAAAGACAATATACAAGATGGTAATATCGACTATGGCTAGAGACATATGATGATTATAGCGCTTTTGCTAGTACTAGATTTGacttttaagtttaattaagtTTATGTTAGGGACTTAGGGCATACCTCCTTGGGAATCTTTCCTTGGTATTGATTGTACCGGATGTCCAAGAACTTGAGCGACGGGAGAGAAAGGACGACGGCGGGGAACTCGCCGCAGAGGAGGTTATTGCTGACGTCGAGCTCGAAAAGGAGGCGGAGGTGGGAGAAGCTCCGGGGGAGA includes:
- the LOC116002228 gene encoding leucine-rich repeat extensin-like protein 6; this translates as MKFIINPKLFKLPFYGFFFFLLFFSKPSHQAYDAPPDFPFENPRLYNAFIALQAWKHSITADPKNFTKDWYGPHVCNYTGVYCAPAPDDKEIRTVAGIDLNHANISGTLPEDLGLLTDLALFHINSNRFTGTLPRSFSHLRLLFELDVSNNLLCGEFPAVVLSLPSLKFLDIRYNQYQGKIPKEVYDLKLDALFVNHNNFTVTLPRNLGNSPVSVLVFANNNLRGCLPPSIAKMRKTLSEIILMNVSLGACLPDEIGLLKELKVFDVSFNNLVGSLPESMGKLKKLEQLNVAHNKLSGEIPASICELPRLKNFTYSYNYFCSAPEICRKVKHKNDKKNCIPYWPHQRSPETCKAFYSKPVDCSVLGCRPKSPPPPPPPSPPPPSPPPPPPPHHYHYL